One window of Paenibacillus albicereus genomic DNA carries:
- a CDS encoding cellulose biosynthesis cyclic di-GMP-binding regulatory protein BcsB, protein MKKSIVAAAALLSLLTAPLAASVEAAAPPSAPSAPLTAAEPPAPASSAAPIGTSAPAVSAAPDRSPMPEERLQPAVGRTADGASRIRLPYGKDVKLQGYYSAQSAYFTLGRHWQLRAGVLHLELRSSRLSANSALTIEVNGKPVRSMRLSDIGESGRSLDVAVPAGDLAAGVNEIRLSLGHADDRFEICADDRSDENWLLVGEGSYLQAEYKELPATGELRQFPYPFVPDAGERSGEGTTIVLPDGASPAVAAAGLQTAAALGLTAEEGLPGLYMAGYSEVAAGKHRSDHLLYVGPASAMPQALKAAAPSDALSRLDQGALLFRAASPLQDGRLLMGIVSGEDESVLDAAARLLQNPELVAQLDGSAVLLPSGTNVNRPAADSSRDRWSLEELGYSQGLQVKGPFRQQADFDVKLPANKLVLPGAKARFELKYAKNLNVDQSLATLYVNGIPAGSKKLDAESADGDVWEVQIPSGAARSGYLAMSVAFDLQMTGYDCIRPGEQTPWAYIAPESTVSLPAEDERAMLLEHYPWPFIKNGRWNAAAFVLPPAGDSTDLSREARIAARLGSYLTDNSGSLQARSDAPWEADSFKGLQLIAVGTPQDSELIRSVAPQLWFPYDSGLSRFVGNEKRRLLPDFAARLASIQLLPAPEGGGSLLAVTAPQEESLQQAENYLSTRSYGSGLVGNATLVDRWEKAMNHYFADEGSTGMAERVSLSSGEARLFAILFGTVLLLLLLGIILIWRKYRKNR, encoded by the coding sequence ATGAAAAAATCGATCGTGGCCGCTGCGGCCCTGCTCTCGCTGTTGACCGCGCCGCTTGCCGCCTCCGTCGAAGCCGCGGCGCCGCCGTCCGCGCCATCCGCGCCGCTCACGGCTGCCGAGCCGCCCGCTCCGGCTTCGTCGGCGGCGCCGATCGGCACGTCGGCCCCGGCCGTATCGGCAGCGCCGGACCGTTCCCCCATGCCCGAAGAGCGCCTCCAGCCGGCGGTCGGCCGAACCGCGGACGGCGCCAGCCGCATCCGCCTGCCGTATGGCAAGGACGTGAAGCTGCAGGGCTATTACTCCGCCCAATCGGCGTATTTCACGCTCGGCCGGCATTGGCAGCTGCGCGCCGGCGTCCTCCATCTGGAGCTGCGGTCGAGCCGCCTGTCCGCGAACTCCGCGCTGACGATCGAGGTGAACGGCAAGCCGGTCCGATCGATGCGGCTGTCGGACATCGGCGAGAGCGGCCGGAGCCTTGATGTCGCCGTCCCCGCCGGCGATCTGGCTGCCGGCGTCAACGAGATCCGGCTCTCGCTCGGGCACGCGGACGATCGGTTCGAGATTTGCGCCGATGACCGCTCCGACGAGAATTGGCTGCTCGTCGGCGAAGGCTCGTACCTGCAAGCGGAGTACAAGGAGCTGCCGGCGACGGGCGAGCTGCGCCAGTTCCCGTATCCGTTCGTGCCGGACGCGGGCGAGCGCAGCGGCGAGGGGACGACGATCGTCCTGCCGGACGGCGCGTCGCCGGCCGTGGCGGCCGCCGGCTTGCAGACGGCCGCCGCGCTCGGGCTGACCGCAGAGGAAGGGCTGCCCGGCCTTTATATGGCCGGTTATTCCGAGGTCGCCGCTGGCAAGCATCGGAGCGACCATCTGCTGTACGTCGGTCCGGCCTCTGCGATGCCGCAGGCGCTGAAGGCGGCGGCTCCGTCCGACGCGCTGAGCCGGCTCGACCAAGGCGCGCTGCTGTTCCGGGCGGCCTCTCCGCTGCAGGACGGCAGGCTGCTCATGGGCATCGTATCCGGGGAGGATGAGAGCGTCCTCGACGCCGCCGCCCGGCTGCTGCAGAATCCGGAGCTCGTCGCCCAGCTGGACGGCAGCGCCGTCCTGCTGCCGTCCGGAACGAACGTGAACCGCCCGGCAGCCGACTCCTCCCGCGACCGCTGGTCGCTCGAGGAGCTCGGCTACTCGCAAGGGCTCCAGGTGAAGGGGCCGTTCCGCCAGCAGGCCGACTTCGACGTGAAGCTTCCGGCCAACAAGCTCGTGCTGCCGGGAGCGAAAGCCCGCTTCGAGCTCAAATACGCGAAGAACCTGAATGTGGACCAGTCGCTTGCCACCCTGTATGTCAACGGCATCCCGGCCGGCAGCAAAAAGCTGGATGCCGAGTCGGCCGACGGCGACGTCTGGGAAGTGCAGATACCGAGCGGCGCCGCCCGGTCCGGCTACCTGGCGATGAGCGTGGCGTTCGACCTGCAGATGACCGGCTACGACTGCATCCGTCCCGGAGAGCAGACGCCGTGGGCCTACATCGCGCCGGAGTCGACGGTCAGCCTGCCGGCCGAGGACGAGCGGGCGATGCTGCTGGAGCATTATCCGTGGCCATTCATCAAAAACGGCCGCTGGAACGCCGCCGCCTTCGTCCTTCCCCCGGCCGGCGACAGCACCGATCTGAGCCGCGAGGCGCGGATCGCCGCCCGGCTGGGGTCGTACTTGACCGACAACAGCGGCTCGCTGCAAGCGCGCTCCGACGCGCCGTGGGAAGCGGACAGCTTCAAGGGGCTGCAGCTGATCGCCGTCGGCACGCCTCAGGACAGCGAGCTCATCCGCTCCGTCGCCCCGCAGCTCTGGTTCCCGTACGACAGCGGCCTCTCCCGCTTCGTCGGCAACGAGAAGCGCCGGCTGCTGCCGGATTTCGCGGCGCGGCTCGCCTCGATCCAGCTGCTCCCCGCTCCGGAGGGCGGCGGCTCGCTGCTAGCCGTAACGGCTCCGCAGGAGGAAAGCCTGCAGCAGGCGGAGAACTATTTGTCGACACGTTCCTACGGCAGCGGGCTCGTCGGCAACGCGACGCTGGTCGACCGTTGGGAAAAGGCGATGAACCACTATTTTGCCGATGAAGGCAGTACGGGCATGGCGGAGCGGGTCAGCCTGAGCTCGGGAGAAGCGCGGCTGTTCGCGATCCTGTTCGGCACGGTGCTCCTGCTCCTGCTGCTCGGCATCATCCTCATCTGGCGCAAATATCGGAAAAATCGATAG
- a CDS encoding glycoside hydrolase family 113 has translation MARRSLGRSALALGAAGTVLVAAWWLAAGTDDGRRPLLEGGIRSGNLSTDYGIEQALDDARRLELNAVNVPVVVNVADPRASRFELDEASLDKARRIIPLLHGQGIRVLLEPYPWIADGSVAETAWDPSDPSAFFRRWQKDVLEPLVREVADPLDVEAVVAASNLVHLEPWSGEWVRLLKDLKTKYGGLVTYKTNAWHTAEWDEASRAAFRAKLDNPLWAEVDFISVAAYFELTDKPSPSAAELADAIRQTERHGRGQNVPAELEQLSRRWNKPYFFGELGFPAWEGAAAEPWNPAPSDKQDGQLQARLFAAYRDAFRGQASFLGYSVFAIGETGPDKRYYPSEESVAVIRSW, from the coding sequence ATGGCGCGAAGAAGCCTCGGCCGGAGCGCGCTCGCGCTCGGCGCGGCGGGGACGGTGCTGGTGGCGGCATGGTGGCTCGCGGCGGGCACGGATGACGGCAGACGGCCGCTGCTGGAGGGCGGAATCCGCTCCGGCAACCTGTCGACGGACTACGGCATCGAGCAGGCGCTGGACGACGCGCGCCGGCTCGAGCTGAACGCCGTCAACGTGCCGGTCGTCGTCAATGTCGCCGATCCGCGGGCCAGCCGCTTCGAGCTGGACGAAGCCAGCCTGGACAAAGCGCGCCGGATCATCCCGCTGCTGCATGGGCAGGGCATCCGCGTGCTGCTGGAGCCGTATCCGTGGATCGCGGACGGGAGCGTCGCCGAGACGGCTTGGGACCCGTCGGATCCGAGCGCTTTTTTCCGCCGCTGGCAAAAAGACGTGCTGGAGCCGCTCGTGCGGGAGGTTGCCGATCCGCTGGACGTGGAGGCGGTCGTCGCCGCGTCCAATCTTGTCCACTTGGAGCCGTGGAGCGGGGAGTGGGTGCGGCTGCTGAAGGATCTGAAGACGAAGTATGGCGGCCTCGTGACCTACAAGACCAACGCGTGGCATACCGCCGAATGGGACGAGGCAAGCCGCGCCGCGTTCCGGGCCAAGCTCGACAATCCGCTGTGGGCGGAGGTCGACTTCATCTCGGTGGCGGCCTACTTCGAGCTGACCGACAAGCCGTCGCCGTCGGCGGCCGAGCTCGCGGACGCGATCCGGCAGACGGAGCGGCACGGGCGCGGCCAGAACGTGCCGGCCGAGCTGGAGCAGCTGTCGCGGAGATGGAACAAGCCGTACTTCTTCGGCGAGCTCGGCTTTCCCGCCTGGGAGGGCGCGGCCGCAGAGCCGTGGAATCCGGCGCCGTCCGACAAGCAGGACGGCCAGCTGCAGGCGCGGCTGTTCGCCGCCTACCGGGATGCGTTCCGCGGCCAGGCATCGTTCCTCGGCTATTCCGTCTTCGCCATCGGAGAGACCGGTCCGGACAAGCGCTACTATCCATCCGAAGAAAGCGTCGCCGTCATCCGCTCCTGGTGA
- a CDS encoding GNAT family N-acetyltransferase: MDPMLLDIDEPFTSSRLLIRAAGSGDGAAINEAVKESLERLRLWMPWAQQAPTLEQSELDARRAGIAYRQREDMRLLLLDRESGRLIGSSGLHRIDWGARRFEIGYWVRTSEEGKGFVTEAVHAITGFAADRLDAHRIEIRCDSRNERSASVARRCGYTLEGVLRGDSLSPDGGRRDTMVFAKVRGAELDV, translated from the coding sequence ATGGACCCGATGCTGCTCGACATCGACGAGCCGTTCACAAGCAGCCGGCTGCTCATCCGCGCGGCCGGAAGCGGCGACGGAGCGGCCATCAACGAAGCGGTGAAGGAGAGCCTGGAGCGGCTCCGGCTCTGGATGCCGTGGGCGCAGCAAGCTCCTACGCTCGAACAATCGGAGCTGGACGCGCGGCGGGCGGGCATCGCCTATCGGCAGCGGGAGGACATGCGCCTGCTGCTGCTGGACCGAGAGAGCGGACGGCTGATCGGCAGCAGCGGCCTGCACCGCATCGACTGGGGCGCGCGCCGCTTCGAGATCGGCTATTGGGTGCGTACGAGCGAGGAAGGCAAGGGATTCGTGACGGAGGCCGTCCATGCGATCACCGGCTTCGCCGCGGACCGTCTTGACGCGCATCGGATCGAGATCCGATGCGACTCCCGCAACGAGCGCAGCGCCTCGGTCGCCCGCCGCTGCGGCTACACGCTCGAGGGCGTCCTGCGCGGCGACTCGTTGTCGCCGGATGGCGGCAGGCGCGATACGATGGTGTTCGCCAAGGTGAGGGGCGCGGAGCTGGACGTCTGA
- a CDS encoding DegV family protein: MPIKIITDSGSDLPVLLQARYDIDIVPLTVTFPDGPMAEGTSAEAFYDKMETFHELPTTASPSPAVFLDAFRKADPESDLLVLCMSSNISSTYQSALIAKDMLLDEGFERGIEIIDTRNFSGGLARIVAMTAAYAQSGCGLAELKERTERIIEQTSAYFTLESLENVIKGGRLSRLSGGVASVLNIKLLLRISAEGKVEVVEKTRGFRKAVSSLLAKLDEKEHDYERSEISIVHSGSEQLALDVKERILAKHPFRAVHLSCMGPVMGTYAGRGGIGVAF; the protein is encoded by the coding sequence ATGCCGATCAAGATCATTACAGACAGCGGTTCTGATTTGCCCGTTCTCCTGCAAGCCCGTTATGACATCGATATCGTGCCGCTCACGGTGACGTTTCCGGACGGTCCGATGGCGGAAGGGACAAGCGCCGAGGCGTTCTACGACAAAATGGAAACGTTCCACGAGCTGCCGACGACGGCCAGCCCGAGCCCGGCCGTATTCCTGGATGCGTTCCGCAAGGCCGATCCGGAGAGCGACCTGCTCGTGCTGTGCATGTCATCCAATATAAGCAGCACCTATCAGTCCGCGCTCATCGCGAAGGACATGCTGCTCGACGAAGGCTTCGAGCGCGGCATCGAGATCATCGATACGCGCAACTTCTCCGGAGGGCTGGCCCGCATCGTCGCGATGACGGCCGCCTATGCCCAGAGCGGATGCGGCCTGGCCGAGCTCAAGGAGCGGACGGAGCGGATCATCGAGCAGACGAGCGCGTACTTCACGCTGGAATCGCTTGAAAACGTCATCAAGGGCGGCCGGCTGAGCCGTCTGTCCGGGGGCGTCGCCTCCGTGCTGAACATCAAGCTGCTGCTGCGCATCAGCGCCGAGGGCAAGGTCGAGGTCGTCGAAAAGACGCGCGGCTTCCGCAAAGCCGTAAGCAGCCTGCTCGCCAAGCTGGATGAGAAGGAGCATGACTACGAGCGCTCCGAAATTTCCATCGTCCACAGCGGCAGCGAGCAGCTGGCGCTCGACGTCAAGGAGCGCATCCTGGCGAAGCATCCGTTCCGGGCGGTCCATCTGTCCTGCATGGGACCCGTCATGGGCACGTACGCGGGCCGCGGAGGCATCGGCGTCGCGTTCTGA
- a CDS encoding glycosyl hydrolase family 18 protein, whose product MKLTPLAAAAVAAIGLQAVAAPSVGAAPAASVSSITQYRVYQNDRPLQEFAKRADAQAFASRYAYSRVERIADRAWLWDNLPRYKVYLNGMSRPEWEYAGYAAARAKADALPSAQIRDLQQPGWVYGKAPRYRLYQGEKTRPEWSFSSLSAAKKEAARWTGAAIVDIEAAAWIWDNYSSGQVKQARAGKPVYAVESSEGARKSVFAFLKDAVLAASELAGSRVVHASSGAVLFSREASYAVLQNGKPVARYFALQSALAKAKSLANSQIVSGGLIWWTNAPYLTVMQGDKALRSFHTRQSAVSYARGYSGSRIVTADSRALWSQPKALQVLGWSGSSDEASIVTQLAGTQGVDISSPSWYELADASGKLQDDSLPELAAALKQRGLSVQPLVHNRFDPKLTSAFLADGNARQAFIDRLAASLKKLGADGLNLDFENVAGKDRALFSLFVGELGSALRKAGMTLTVDLPRGDTAWDHRTAYDHQAIAEAADRIVIMAYDEHWQGSDEAGPVSSLDWAEGGIQQFLSYGVPRSKLMLGVPFYVRLWELDASGEPLGSRAVSMKDVPQLISAKSAYASFDEAAGLTKYTYAENGSTYVFWAETEQSVSKRIALARKYDLAGIAAWRLGYEPASLWTAVLKQKQS is encoded by the coding sequence ATGAAACTCACCCCGCTAGCCGCCGCGGCCGTCGCCGCGATCGGCTTGCAGGCCGTGGCAGCGCCGTCCGTCGGCGCTGCTCCGGCCGCTTCGGTCTCATCCATCACCCAATACCGCGTCTACCAGAATGACCGGCCCTTGCAGGAATTCGCCAAGCGGGCGGACGCCCAGGCCTTTGCCTCCCGCTATGCCTACAGCCGCGTCGAGCGCATCGCCGATCGGGCCTGGCTGTGGGACAACCTCCCCCGGTACAAGGTGTATCTGAACGGCATGAGCCGCCCCGAATGGGAATATGCCGGCTACGCCGCCGCGCGGGCCAAGGCCGACGCCCTGCCGTCCGCCCAGATCCGGGACCTGCAGCAGCCCGGCTGGGTGTACGGCAAAGCCCCCCGCTACCGGCTCTATCAAGGCGAAAAGACGCGACCGGAATGGAGCTTCTCCTCGCTGTCGGCCGCGAAGAAGGAAGCCGCCCGCTGGACCGGAGCCGCTATCGTCGACATCGAAGCGGCGGCGTGGATCTGGGACAACTACTCGTCCGGCCAAGTCAAGCAGGCGCGCGCAGGCAAGCCCGTCTATGCCGTCGAATCCAGCGAGGGAGCGCGGAAGAGCGTCTTCGCCTTCCTCAAGGACGCCGTGCTCGCGGCCTCCGAGCTTGCCGGCAGCCGGGTCGTCCACGCATCCAGCGGCGCGGTCCTGTTCTCACGGGAAGCCTCCTACGCGGTGCTGCAGAACGGCAAGCCGGTGGCGCGCTACTTCGCGCTGCAAAGCGCGCTGGCCAAAGCCAAATCGCTCGCGAACTCGCAGATCGTGAGCGGCGGGCTCATCTGGTGGACGAACGCTCCCTATCTGACCGTCATGCAGGGCGACAAGGCGCTGCGAAGCTTCCATACGCGCCAAAGCGCCGTCTCCTATGCGCGCGGATACTCCGGCAGCCGCATCGTCACCGCTGACAGCCGCGCGCTCTGGAGCCAGCCCAAAGCGCTGCAGGTGCTGGGCTGGAGCGGCAGCTCCGATGAGGCCAGCATCGTCACGCAGCTTGCCGGCACGCAGGGCGTCGACATTTCCTCGCCGTCGTGGTACGAGCTCGCGGACGCCTCCGGCAAGCTCCAGGACGACTCGCTGCCCGAGCTCGCCGCGGCGCTCAAGCAGCGCGGGCTCAGCGTGCAGCCGCTCGTCCACAACCGCTTCGACCCGAAGCTGACGAGCGCGTTCCTGGCGGACGGGAACGCCAGGCAGGCGTTCATCGACCGTCTCGCCGCCAGCCTGAAGAAGCTCGGCGCGGACGGCCTCAACCTCGATTTCGAGAACGTCGCGGGCAAGGATCGCGCGCTTTTCAGCTTGTTCGTCGGAGAGCTGGGATCGGCTTTGCGCAAGGCCGGCATGACGCTTACGGTCGATCTGCCCCGCGGCGATACGGCATGGGACCATCGGACCGCCTATGACCACCAAGCCATCGCGGAAGCGGCCGACCGGATCGTCATCATGGCTTATGACGAGCATTGGCAGGGCAGCGACGAGGCGGGACCGGTGAGCAGCCTCGACTGGGCCGAAGGCGGCATCCAGCAGTTCCTCTCGTATGGCGTGCCGCGCTCCAAGCTGATGCTCGGCGTTCCGTTCTATGTCCGGCTCTGGGAGCTGGACGCCTCCGGCGAGCCGCTCGGCAGCCGCGCCGTCTCCATGAAGGACGTGCCGCAGCTCATCAGCGCCAAGTCGGCCTATGCCTCCTTCGACGAAGCGGCAGGCCTCACGAAGTATACCTATGCCGAGAATGGCAGCACCTACGTGTTCTGGGCCGAGACGGAGCAGAGCGTATCGAAGCGCATCGCGCTCGCGCGAAAGTACGACCTCGCGGGCATCGCCGCCTGGCGGCTCGGCTACGAGCCCGCGTCGCTGTGGACGGCGGTATTGAAGCAGAAGCAATCATGA
- a CDS encoding methyltransferase domain-containing protein, with amino-acid sequence MKRHDAKEMLDEEGSVEPQELERSLREVGAVNRYLGGNPPLLRHLDRLLGKAGQAAGAQRPLRVLDVATGLADQPLAVHRWAADRGRRITVTGVEISPAIAELARRRTSHNADITIDVADGRRLPYADGSFDVAFSNLALHHLSDADAVAMLRELQRVARHGWVVTDLERHPLAYGAARLLALAVWRSPVTRHDGPLSVRRSYTADEALALLRQAGLTGAVRRHFPWRIALLSDA; translated from the coding sequence ATGAAGCGGCATGATGCCAAGGAAATGCTCGACGAGGAGGGCTCGGTCGAGCCGCAGGAGCTGGAGCGCTCCCTCAGGGAAGTGGGGGCGGTGAACCGGTATTTGGGCGGCAATCCGCCGCTCCTTCGCCATCTGGACCGGCTGCTCGGCAAAGCCGGGCAAGCCGCCGGGGCGCAGCGGCCGCTGCGCGTGCTCGATGTGGCGACCGGGCTCGCGGACCAGCCCCTCGCCGTACACCGCTGGGCGGCGGATCGGGGGCGCAGGATCACCGTGACCGGCGTCGAGATCAGTCCCGCGATCGCGGAGCTCGCCCGGCGCCGCACCTCGCACAACGCCGACATCACGATCGATGTGGCGGACGGGCGGCGGCTGCCCTATGCCGACGGCAGCTTCGACGTCGCCTTCAGCAACCTGGCGCTGCATCATCTGAGCGATGCCGATGCCGTCGCGATGCTGCGCGAGCTGCAGCGGGTGGCGCGGCATGGCTGGGTCGTGACCGACCTGGAGCGCCATCCGCTCGCATACGGCGCCGCCCGGCTGCTGGCGCTGGCCGTCTGGCGCAGCCCGGTCACGCGCCATGACGGCCCGCTGTCGGTGCGCCGCTCCTATACCGCGGACGAGGCGCTCGCGCTGCTGCGGCAAGCCGGGCTGACCGGCGCCGTACGCCGCCATTTCCCGTGGCGGATCGCGCTCCTGAGCGATGCTTGA
- a CDS encoding NAD(P)/FAD-dependent oxidoreductase has protein sequence MLDVLVCGGGPAGSALAWRLARLGMRVAIADAGRHPRRKPCGESLNPGAAAALRRLAQDGQAGGDPSWDELQGELQPLEGWALHCGSARLEARYPGGAAGWSCRRERLDGWLLERAVAAGAVLLPECRVKEVRQGGSGCEIKAIREGRPVKLAARYVVGADGIRSAVARSAGLAAPPGPLRKVALTGRIAGLADLEPLVELHLEPGALIGLAPLAGGEANATLVLPAAAAASSAAALRHGRPALLAALRASPTLAARALQAEASGEALACGPFDAPVRSACSGRVLLVGDAAGYYDPLTGQGLFRALRGAELAASALADARHAGDARPLQAYGSQLRREFGPGAALQRWIEYGASRPRLFRAALAGIRWSGTAERLASRIGDCPPGAEFRRTRLR, from the coding sequence ATGCTTGACGTGCTCGTCTGCGGCGGAGGTCCGGCGGGAAGCGCGCTCGCGTGGCGGCTGGCGAGGCTCGGCATGCGTGTCGCGATCGCCGACGCGGGCCGTCATCCGCGCCGCAAGCCATGCGGCGAATCGCTCAACCCTGGAGCCGCCGCGGCGCTTCGGCGGCTGGCGCAGGACGGGCAGGCAGGCGGAGATCCGTCATGGGATGAGCTGCAAGGCGAGCTCCAGCCGCTGGAAGGCTGGGCGCTGCATTGCGGCTCGGCTCGGCTGGAGGCTCGCTATCCCGGCGGAGCGGCAGGCTGGAGCTGCCGTCGCGAGCGGCTGGACGGCTGGCTGCTGGAGCGCGCGGTAGCGGCCGGGGCCGTCCTGCTGCCGGAATGCCGGGTGAAGGAAGTGCGGCAGGGAGGCAGCGGCTGCGAGATCAAGGCGATCCGCGAGGGACGGCCCGTGAAGCTGGCCGCCCGCTATGTCGTCGGGGCCGACGGCATCCGTTCGGCCGTTGCCCGCTCGGCGGGCCTTGCGGCTCCGCCCGGGCCGCTGCGCAAAGTCGCCTTGACCGGCCGCATCGCCGGCTTGGCCGACCTGGAGCCGCTGGTCGAGCTGCATCTGGAGCCGGGCGCGCTGATCGGGCTCGCGCCGCTGGCCGGCGGCGAAGCCAATGCGACGCTCGTGCTGCCCGCCGCAGCGGCCGCATCTTCGGCCGCCGCTCTGAGGCACGGCCGGCCGGCGCTGCTGGCCGCTCTGCGCGCTTCGCCGACGCTGGCCGCCCGAGCGCTCCAAGCGGAAGCGAGCGGAGAGGCGCTCGCCTGCGGCCCGTTCGACGCGCCGGTGCGGTCGGCATGCTCGGGGCGCGTGCTGCTCGTCGGCGATGCGGCCGGCTACTATGATCCGCTGACCGGCCAAGGCTTGTTTCGCGCGCTGCGCGGCGCGGAGCTCGCCGCATCGGCTCTTGCGGACGCGCGGCATGCCGGCGACGCGCGGCCGCTTCAGGCGTACGGGAGCCAGCTGCGGCGCGAGTTCGGTCCGGGAGCCGCGCTGCAGCGGTGGATCGAGTACGGCGCTTCCCGGCCGCGGCTGTTCCGGGCGGCGCTGGCCGGCATCCGCTGGAGCGGGACCGCGGAGCGGCTGGCGTCGCGCATCGGCGACTGTCCGCCAGGCGCGGAATTCAGGAGGACACGGCTTCGTTGA
- a CDS encoding SRPBCC family protein: MRTYNEAAMQAAPEQVFRLASEVERWPRHLDHYRSVRFRSGEAADGVVEMKAYRPFGALRWPVWWVSEMRMEPDRGRIVYRHIEGVTSGMDVEWIVEPHEGGSRAIIVHEWKQPPVGRLAASGIIGPGFVHAIAERTLMGLKTAAENGKGGE, translated from the coding sequence ATGCGTACATACAACGAAGCGGCCATGCAGGCAGCGCCGGAGCAGGTGTTCCGGCTGGCGAGCGAGGTCGAGCGCTGGCCGAGGCATCTCGACCATTACCGCTCGGTGAGGTTCCGTTCCGGCGAGGCCGCGGACGGGGTCGTCGAGATGAAGGCGTACCGCCCGTTCGGCGCGCTGCGCTGGCCGGTCTGGTGGGTGAGCGAGATGCGGATGGAGCCGGACAGGGGACGGATCGTCTATCGCCATATCGAAGGCGTCACGTCCGGGATGGATGTGGAATGGATCGTGGAGCCGCATGAAGGCGGCAGCCGGGCGATCATCGTGCATGAGTGGAAGCAGCCGCCGGTCGGCAGGCTGGCGGCGAGCGGCATCATCGGTCCGGGCTTCGTGCATGCGATCGCGGAGCGCACGCTGATGGGCCTGAAGACGGCCGCTGAAAATGGAAAGGGAGGCGAGTAG
- a CDS encoding beta-ketoacyl-[acyl-carrier-protein] synthase family protein: MGERRAVITGIGCVTPIGIGAEGLWEGLRKGESAIGAIDRFAPEGLRSRIAAQIRSFDAGDYMDRKRAHRTDRYSQLAIASGRMALQHAGLDPASVDPDRAGVFMGSALGGIAYAEEQCGQFMSGGYRSVSPTLGFSVFGGAASCNMAMEFGFTGPNETNAMSCASGAVAIGRALQAIRRGEADAMLAGGSEAPLSPLSFGAFDLLRAMSTRNEEPAAASRPFDRRRDGFVMGEGAAVLVIEEEGHARARGARVLAELSGFGVSNDAHHMSAPLPCGTQAQRAMRLALSDADMLQEEVGYINAHGSSTPLNDGTESRVIRSVFGSRPVAVSGTKGLYGHPLGASGAIEAAITTLALSRGWLPPTANLEDPDDEAADFDLVTGAGRETSRLGAALSNSYGFGGINATLAFRKR; this comes from the coding sequence ATGGGCGAGCGAAGGGCGGTCATCACCGGCATCGGCTGCGTGACGCCGATCGGCATCGGCGCGGAAGGGCTTTGGGAAGGGCTGCGAAAAGGAGAGAGCGCCATCGGAGCGATCGACCGGTTCGCGCCGGAGGGGCTGCGCAGCCGGATCGCCGCGCAGATCCGCAGCTTCGATGCGGGAGACTACATGGACCGGAAACGGGCGCATCGCACGGACCGCTATTCCCAGCTCGCGATTGCCTCGGGACGGATGGCGCTCCAGCATGCCGGACTCGATCCGGCGTCCGTCGATCCCGACCGCGCCGGCGTGTTCATGGGCAGCGCCCTTGGCGGCATCGCCTACGCGGAGGAGCAGTGCGGGCAGTTCATGAGCGGCGGCTATCGCAGCGTCTCGCCGACGCTCGGCTTCTCGGTGTTCGGCGGAGCGGCGTCCTGCAATATGGCGATGGAATTCGGCTTCACGGGACCGAACGAGACGAACGCGATGAGCTGCGCCTCCGGCGCTGTCGCCATCGGGCGGGCGCTGCAGGCGATCCGCCGCGGCGAAGCCGATGCGATGCTGGCCGGCGGCTCGGAGGCGCCGCTGTCGCCGCTGTCGTTCGGCGCGTTCGATCTGCTGCGGGCGATGTCGACGCGCAACGAGGAGCCGGCCGCGGCGAGCCGGCCGTTCGACCGCCGGCGGGACGGATTCGTCATGGGCGAAGGCGCGGCCGTGCTCGTCATCGAGGAGGAGGGGCATGCGCGCGCTCGCGGAGCCCGAGTGCTGGCCGAGCTGAGCGGCTTCGGCGTGAGCAACGACGCCCATCATATGAGCGCGCCGCTGCCATGCGGCACGCAGGCGCAGCGGGCGATGCGGCTCGCGCTCTCGGACGCGGACATGCTGCAGGAGGAGGTCGGCTACATCAACGCGCACGGCTCCTCGACGCCGCTGAACGACGGCACGGAGTCGCGGGTCATCCGCAGCGTGTTCGGCAGCCGCCCGGTCGCCGTGAGCGGCACGAAAGGGCTGTACGGCCATCCGCTCGGCGCATCCGGCGCGATCGAAGCCGCGATTACGACGCTGGCGCTGTCGCGCGGCTGGCTGCCGCCGACCGCCAATCTCGAGGACCCGGACGACGAGGCGGCAGACTTCGATCTCGTGACCGGAGCGGGACGCGAGACGTCGAGGCTTGGAGCGGCGCTGTCCAATTCCTACGGCTTCGGCGGCATCAACGCGACGCTCGCCTTCCGCAAGCGATGA
- a CDS encoding DUF2653 family protein: MRLSMDEVINAVCLSESSRRGIQPGAVEVQLSWEEEYGFTAEVWIGERSHYLVEANLKEAIEQYVLKEYGRRIYRSQITLDADEEFWADIAD; this comes from the coding sequence ATGCGGCTCTCGATGGATGAGGTCATCAACGCCGTCTGCCTGAGCGAATCGTCCCGTCGAGGCATCCAGCCCGGCGCGGTCGAAGTCCAGCTCAGCTGGGAAGAGGAATACGGCTTCACGGCGGAGGTGTGGATCGGCGAACGCTCCCACTACCTCGTCGAGGCCAACCTCAAGGAAGCGATCGAACAGTACGTGCTCAAGGAGTACGGCCGCAGGATCTACCGCTCCCAGATTACGCTGGACGCGGACGAAGAGTTCTGGGCGGACATCGCCGATTAA